In a single window of the Anabas testudineus chromosome 17, fAnaTes1.2, whole genome shotgun sequence genome:
- the opn7a gene encoding opsin 7, group member a yields the protein MGMLDEDIAFHSNIPVPLDITVAVVYSVFGICSLFGNSTLLYISYKKKHLLKPAEYFIINLAVSDLGLTLSLYPMAITSSFYHRWLYGKTVCSIYAFCGMLFGICSLTTLTLLSMVCFVKVCYPLYGNRFKSVHGHLLIACAWVNALLFACSPLVHWGEYGPEPYGTACCIDWRLSNEHTTARSYTVALFIFCYILPCCVIVASYTGILVTVHASRKTMEQHASRQTHMSSIQTIIVKLSVAACVSFFVAWSPYAVVSMWAAFGYVENIPPVAFAVPAMFAKSSTIYNPIIYLMLRPNFRRVMWRDLGVLCHTCLRGCQCTKDPEKCCSKPEIRIRLGTIQTKQVPSPNSCAQPPMIALNDHSCGRCKDAFECFRHYPQMCGVTNPDARRDSCKYQDFPVPQTRTQKTRNEPQKPMLAIMYTKRISEIDNVHINLELTPGHAKLAWP from the exons ATGGGGATGTTAGATGAAGACATTGCATTCCACTCCAACATACCTGTTCCACTTGATATAACGGTGGCTGTGGTCTACTCTGTTTTTG GAATATGTTCCCTGTTTGGCAACAGCACGCTGCTCTACATCTCCTACAAGAAAAAGCATCTCCTGAAACCTGCGGAGTACTTCATCATCAACCTAGCTGTCAGTGACTTGGGCCTGACGCTGTCGCTCTACCCCATGGCAATAACTTCAAGCTTCTACCACAG GTGGCTGTATGGGAAAACAGTGTGCTCCATATACGCCTTTTGTGGCATGTTGTTTGGCATCTGCAGTCTGACCACTCTAACCCTGCTAAGCATGGTGTGCTTTGTGAAAGTATGTTATCCACTATAtg gaaacaGGTTTAAATCTGTTCATGGTCATCTGCTTATTGCCTGTGCTTGGGTCAATGCTCTGTTATTTGCCTGCTCCCCGCTGGTGCACTGGGGGGAATATGGACCAGAGCCTTATGGCACAGCCTGTTGCATTGACTGGCGCCTGTCCAATGAGCACACCACTGCACGCTCCTACACCGTGGCATTGTTCATCTTCTGTTACATCCTTCCCTGCTGCGTTATTGTAGCATCATACACAGGTATTCTGGTCACAGTGCATGCATCCCGCAAGACTATGGAGCAGCACGCTTCGAGGCAGACACACATGAGCAGTATCCAGACAATTATTGTTAAG CTAAGTGTTGCTGCCTGTGTCAGTTTCTTTGTGGCGTGGAGTCCATATGCTGTGGTGTCCATGTGGGCTGCCTTTGGATATGTTGAGAACATCCCTCCAGTAGCATTTGCAGTGCCAGCCATGTTTGCCAAGTCCTCCACCATATACAACCCGATCATCTACCTAATGCTGAGGCCAAACTTCCGCAGGGTGATGTGGAGGGACCTGGGTGTTCTGTGCCACACGTGTCTCAGGGGCTGCCAATGTACCAAGGACCCAGAAAAGTGCTGCTCCAAACCAGAGATCAGGATCAGACTGGGCACAATCCAGACTAAACAGGTTCCTTCACCCAACTCCTGTGCACAGCCTCCGATGATAGCACTAAATGATCACAGCTGTGGGAGGTGTAAGGATGCTTTTGAATGCTTCAGACACTACCCTCAAATGTGTGGTGTCACTAACCCAGATGCCAGAAGAGACTCATGCAAATATCAAGACTTTCCAGTTCCACAGACACGTACACAGAAGACTCGAAATGAGCCCCAGAAGCCTATGTTGGCCATTATGTACACCAAACGAATTTCAGAAATAGATAATGTCCATATCAATTTGGAGCTGACGCCAGGGCATGCAAAATTGGCTTGGCCGTGA
- the si:ch73-40a17.3 gene encoding meprin A subunit beta — protein sequence MAGTRSGALVLHIVCLLCGAALCMPTAKILDYDVDGGLDLDIFDINEDAGLNLVEGDIVLDERQTRNSLIGDEYRWPRTIPYFMEEDLEINAKGVILKAFEQYRLKTCIDFKPWNGEANYISIFKGGGCFSSVGNQHVGKQRLSIGTNCDRIATIEHEFLHALGFWHEQSRADRDDYVKIMWDYISEGKEHNFNTYNDTTSSSLGVPYDYGSMMHYSKTAFSNGTEPTIVTKIPAFSNVIGQRMEFSDSDLLKLHRLYNCTQASTFLDSCDFERENICGMIQGQGDKADWVRVAQAPGGPSTDYSNMGKCTGSGYFMHFDTGTTSIGDTALLESRLLYPKRGYQCLEFFYYNSAGPNDTLKIYVREYDKANPDGKLRFIKTIDGAPQELWQLHHVSLDVKTKFRVVFQGTKEGSGPSIGGLSLDDINLSETTCPEFIWRVKNFSHVMDNTPTNTPIFSPPFTSKEGYNFQMALYPSGKEGYPSELSAFAHLVAREGDTGQKWPCPWKQITMMLMDQHPHIQKRMSNQRSVTTDPNMLSEDTFFWDDPRKVGIEVTDSDGSKYFRGPGAGTAVYLTHLRTKSRDFIKGGDAIFLLTMEDVSHLTISQPDPSTTIQPVTSAPADVCLNVQCLNDGVCVEDEGKAACRCVVGDDWWYYGDSCQYKGSVMDYTTLALASSLSVLGVMLVITAASVICVKKKYKRRGKENNVVMSNICAIEKT from the exons ATGGCAGGAACGCGATCAGGTGCACTGGTTCTTCACATCGTATGTCTCCTGTGTGGAGCTGCCCTTTGCATG CCCACTGCAAAGATATTAG ACTACGATGTGGACGGTGGACTGGACCTTGATATTTTTGACATTAACGAGG ACGCAGGATTGAATCTAGTAGAGGGGGATATTGTGCTTGATGAG AGGCAAACTCGAAACTCCTTAATAGGGGACGAGTACAGGTGGCCAAGGACAATCCCATACTTCATGGAAGAGGACTTAG AGATTAATGCAAAAGGTGTGATTTTGAAGGCCTTTGAACAGTATCGGCTCAAGACCTGCATTGACTTTAAGCCATGGAACGGGGAAGCAAACTACATATCCATATTCAAAGGGGGCGG ctgtttctcctctgtgggAAACCAGCACGTTGGGAAACAGAGGTTGTCAATAGGGACAAACTGTGACCGCATCGCCACCATTGAGCATGAGTTCCTTCATGCCCTGGGTTTCTGGCACGAGCAATCCAGAGCAGACCGTGATGATTACGTCAAAATCATGTGGGACTACATCTCAGAGG GTAAAGAGCACAACTTCAACACCTACAATGACACCACCTCCAGCTCTTTGGGCGTACCCTATGACTACGGCTCCATGATGCACTACAGTAAAACTGCCTTTAGCAATGGTACCGAGCCCACCATTGTCACTAAGATCCCTGCTTTCAGTAATGTCATCGGCCAGCGCATGGAGTTCAGTGACAGTGACCTGCTCAAGCTGCACCGCCTCTACAACTGCA CCCAGGCCTCCACCTTCCTGGACTCATGCGACTTTGAACGTGAGAACATTTGTGGTATGATCCAAGGACAAGGGGATAAGGCCGACTGGGTGAGAGTTGCCCAAGCTCCTGGAGGGCCCAGCACAGACTACTCCAACATGGGCAAATGCACTG GCTCAGGGTATTTCATGCACTTTGACACCGGCACAACGAGCATTGGGGACACGGCTCTGCTTGAGAGCAGGCTCCTCTACCCCAAAAGAGGTTACCAGTGTCTGGAGTTCTTCTACTATAACAGTGCTGGCCCCAACGACACTCTGAAGATCTACGTCCGAGAGTATGACAAAGCCAACCCCGATGGAAAACTGCGCTTTATAAAAACCATAGATG GAGCCCCTCAGGAGCTGTGGCAACTGCACCACGTGAGTCTAGACGTCAAAACAAAGTTCCGCGTTGTCTTTCAAGGTACTAAGGAGGGCTCTGGACCCTCGATTGGGGGGCTTTCCCTGGATGACATCAACCTTTCTGAGACCACCTGCCCCGAGTTTATCTGGCGCGTGAAGAACTTCAGTCATGTCATGGACAACACCCCGACAAACACACCTATCTTCAGTCCCCCTTTCACCTCAAAGGAGGGTTACAACTTCCAAATGGCGCTATACCCCAGTGGTAAGGAAGGCTACCCCAGTGAACTGTCGGCCTTTGCTCATCTGGTGGCTCGGGAAGGGGACACCGGACAGAAATGGCCATGCCCCTGGAAACAGATAACCATGATGCTGATGGACCAGCACCCACACATCCAAAAGCGCATGTCCAACCAGCGCAGCGTCACCACTGACCCCAACATGTTGTCAGAGG acacatttttctgGGATGATCCTCGTAAGGTGGGCATTGAGGTCACAGATTCAGATGGGTCCAAGTATTTCAGAGGGCCAGGCGCTGGCACTGCAGTGTATCTCACCCACCTCAGAACCAAAAGCAGGGATTTTATAAAGGGAGGAGATGCCATCTTTCTCCTCACAATGGAGG ATGTGTCTCATCTGACTATAAGCCAGCCCGACCCTTCCACAACCATTCAACCTGTCACCTCTGCACCTGCTGATGTCTGCCTCAACGTGCAGTGTCTGAAtgatggagtctgtgtggaggATGAAGGGAAGGCTGCTTGCAG GTGTGTGGTAGGTGATGACTGGTGGTACTACGGGGACAGCTGTCAGTACAAGGGCTCTGTCATGGATTATACTACCCTTGCACttgcttcttctctttctgtacTGGGAGTAATGCTTGTGATTACAGCAGCGAGTGTCATCTGTGTGAAAAAGAAGTATAAGAGACGCGGCAAGGAGAACAATGTTGTCATGTCAAACATTTGTGCCATTGAGAAAACATAG